Proteins co-encoded in one Papaver somniferum cultivar HN1 chromosome 5, ASM357369v1, whole genome shotgun sequence genomic window:
- the LOC113279703 gene encoding protein ECERIFERUM 26-like, whose translation MSTSIHENPVYDLKISSVIPGKFTESGVTYEPTNMDLAMKLHYLLGLYFFPKEAVDGFTISKIKESINTLFSSFSMYCGRFRRSDESSRRPYIKCNDAGVRMIEAKCKYTMEEFLEMKDCSLHKLLVYNQVLGTPDLAISPPVLIQVLLIFSLFTWFKCGGMSTGLSCAHVLGDAFLASHIIKSWGQLVSTGHLPHDLQKLEPITVIQENRSFVDLQPFFKRVDPVGDYWKFVNNCNMITSCFQINPAKLNNILLRINGQCGTRHIPTFECLCAIFWHSLAKIRTQAEPRVVTVCQNNSNRINDVHYGNNQIFGIVKAECHVKDANPADLATLMLDQTTHEQRQMDQVMEKDGGLSDFVVYGANLIWKSPKSMKCMVEGVADSGLVLVLPGPSNKGRTVTIILPENEILQLKAELEKEWCIV comes from the exons ATGAGTACTTCTATCCATGAAAACCCGGTTTACGACTTGAAAATATCCTCGGTTATACCGGGTAAGTTCACCGAGTCTGGAGTAACTTATGAACCAACTAACATGGATTTGGCTATGAAACTACATTATCTTCTAGGATTATATTTCTTTCCAAAGGAAGCAGTTGATGGTTTTACTATCTCCAAGATCAAAGAATCGATAAATACACTGTTTAGCAGCTTTAGTATGTATTGTGGAAGGTTTCGAAGATCTGATGAATCCAGTCGACGACCGTACATCAAATGTAACGATGCCGGTGTGAGAATGATTGAAGCTAAGTGTAAGTACACGATGGAGGAGTTTCTAGAGATGAAGGATTGTTCTCTTCATAAACTTCTTGTATATAACCAGGTTCTTGGAACTCCAGACCTAGCTATTTCTCCTCCAGTTCTTATTCAGGTATTACTAATCTTTTCACTT TTTACTTGGTTCAAATGTGGAGGAATGTCGACAGGGCTAAGCTGCGCACACGTCCTTGGCGATGCATTCTTAGCATCACATATCATCAAATCTTGGGGACAACTAGTATCCACCGGTCATCTGCCACATGATCTGCAAAAACTTGAACCTATAACAGTTATACAAGAAAACCGATCTTTCGTCGATCTCCAGCCATTCTTCAAACGAGTTGATCCGGTGGGTGACTATTGGAAGTTTGTGAATAACTGTAATATGATTACATCCTGTTTCCAAATTAACCCCGCAAAACTTAACAACATATTGTTGAGGATCAATGGTCAGTGTGGAACTCGTCATATTCCAACTTTCGAATGCCTTTGTGCCATCTTTTGGCACAGTTTAGCCAAAATCAGAACACAAGCGGAACCACGAGTTGTGACTGTTTGTCAAAACAATTCCAATCGGATAAATGATGTGCATTATGGAAACAACCAGATATTCGGAATTGTGAAGGCTGAATGTCATGTCAAGGATGCGAATCCGGCCGACTTGGCGACATTGATGTTGGATCAAACAACACATGAGCAACGCCAAATGGATCAAGTGATGGAGAAAGATGGAGGTTTGTCAGATTTTGTTGTGTATGGAGCAAATCTGATTTGGAAGAGTCCAAAATCTATGAAATG CATGGTCGAGGGAGTAGCAGATTCAGGGTTGGTATTAGTACTTCCAGGGCCAAGTAATAAAGGAAGGACTGTAACAATAATTCTGCCAGAAAATGAAATTTTACAGCTGAAGGCAGAGTTAGAAAAGGAATGGTGTATTGTTTGA